Proteins encoded within one genomic window of Empedobacter falsenii:
- a CDS encoding YeeE/YedE family protein — translation MRSLVYIILGVIFGVTMYKAETASWFRIFEMFNFQSFHMYGFIGSALVVGLIGIQWMKKKEAKDIDGEKIVIQPKTKSIARYLIGGIFFGLGWALVGACPGPIFVLLGAGVYPILITIVGALIGTFLYGKIRNKIPH, via the coding sequence ATGAGAAGTTTAGTTTATATCATATTAGGTGTTATCTTTGGTGTGACCATGTACAAGGCAGAAACAGCCTCTTGGTTTCGTATTTTCGAAATGTTCAATTTTCAATCTTTCCACATGTACGGATTTATCGGTTCGGCTTTGGTTGTTGGTTTGATTGGAATACAATGGATGAAAAAGAAAGAAGCAAAAGATATCGATGGTGAAAAAATTGTGATTCAACCCAAAACAAAATCAATAGCTCGTTATTTGATCGGAGGAATTTTCTTCGGATTAGGTTGGGCGTTGGTTGGCGCTTGTCCTGGACCAATATTTGTGTTATTAGGCGCAGGAGTTTATCCAATTTTAATTACAATTGTAGGTGCATTAATCGGTACTTTTCTTTACGGAAAAATTAGAAACAAAATCCCACATTAA
- a CDS encoding MBL fold metallo-hydrolase yields MFFQHIFEKSLAHSSYLVGCQAKGEAIVIDPKRDIDTYLKIAEENKLKITHIAETHIHADYLSGSQELAYVTGAKMYLSDEGGEDWQYDFEHVGLKNGDKIEVGNLIFEVMHTPGHTPESISFLLTDTPATKEPVMIFTGDFVFVGDIGRPDLLEEAAGLIGTKEVGAKQMFESLKKFQALPDYLQVWPAHGAGSACGKALGAVASTTVGYEKIRNWALQFDSNEKGFVDYLLADQPEAPAYFAMMKKLNKTKRPLLIEVPKWAKLTYIEFEKAKDFGMKVIDARIKTDFSQFHLPGTLNIQNNKTFNTWMGWMVNYQEPIVLIVEEDEVEEMTRKLMRIGLDNVYGYITPTDMLSNFNSLQSSILIDADTMENYIGNDEVQILDVRGEAEFKEGHIEGAKHIFVGYLPKRYNELDPTKKIALHCQAGDRATIAQSFLESKGFEVENYSGGIADWKLNQKPLVK; encoded by the coding sequence ATGTTTTTTCAACACATTTTTGAAAAGTCATTGGCACATTCAAGTTACCTTGTAGGTTGTCAAGCAAAAGGAGAAGCAATTGTAATCGATCCAAAAAGAGATATTGATACATACTTAAAAATAGCAGAAGAAAATAAGCTGAAAATTACGCATATTGCCGAAACACATATTCATGCTGATTATCTTTCTGGTAGTCAAGAGTTGGCTTACGTAACAGGTGCGAAGATGTATTTGTCTGATGAAGGCGGAGAAGATTGGCAATACGATTTTGAACATGTCGGATTAAAAAATGGCGATAAAATAGAAGTTGGAAATCTAATTTTTGAGGTGATGCATACACCAGGTCACACGCCAGAAAGTATTAGTTTTTTGTTGACAGATACGCCTGCGACGAAAGAACCTGTTATGATTTTTACTGGAGATTTTGTTTTTGTAGGAGATATTGGTCGTCCAGATTTATTAGAAGAAGCAGCTGGATTAATTGGTACTAAAGAAGTAGGAGCGAAGCAGATGTTTGAATCCTTGAAAAAATTTCAAGCATTACCAGATTATCTACAAGTTTGGCCAGCACATGGAGCAGGTTCTGCTTGCGGAAAAGCTTTGGGTGCTGTAGCAAGTACGACGGTTGGTTATGAGAAAATCAGAAATTGGGCGTTGCAATTTGATTCGAATGAAAAAGGATTTGTTGATTATTTGTTGGCAGATCAACCCGAAGCGCCAGCTTATTTTGCAATGATGAAAAAGCTGAATAAAACAAAACGTCCTTTATTGATCGAAGTTCCGAAATGGGCTAAATTAACATACATCGAATTTGAAAAAGCGAAAGATTTTGGAATGAAAGTGATTGATGCGCGTATCAAAACAGATTTTTCTCAATTCCATTTACCAGGAACATTAAATATTCAAAACAATAAAACGTTCAATACATGGATGGGTTGGATGGTAAATTATCAAGAACCAATTGTGTTGATTGTAGAAGAGGATGAAGTAGAAGAAATGACGCGAAAATTGATGCGAATTGGTTTGGATAATGTCTATGGTTATATTACTCCAACAGATATGTTGAGTAATTTTAATTCTTTACAATCTTCTATTTTGATCGATGCAGATACAATGGAAAATTACATTGGAAATGATGAGGTTCAGATTTTAGATGTTAGAGGAGAAGCAGAATTTAAAGAAGGTCATATTGAAGGAGCGAAGCATATATTTGTTGGTTATTTACCAAAAAGATACAATGAACTAGATCCAACTAAAAAAATTGCCTTGCATTGTCAAGCTGGAGATCGAGCAACGATTGCACAAAGTTTTTTGGAATCGAAAGGTTTTGAAGTTGAAAATTATAGTGGAGGAATTGCTGACTGGAAATTGAATCAAAAACCATTAGTTAAATAA
- a CDS encoding Crp/Fnr family transcriptional regulator — translation MIKEKIEATYPYQFEDELLNEIDELGSLIEFKANDVMIDLNQFIKGMPILLSGAIKIMREDFDEGELLLYFLEKGDTCAMTMACCLGDKQSKIRAVAETDGELVMIPIVKMDEWLAKYPSWRRFIFDSYNNRMEEMLVAIDNLAFNDMNERLKKYLLDVASINKGKVVVKTHQEIAYELNTSRVVISRLLKALEKEGFLQLNRNEITIK, via the coding sequence ATGATAAAAGAGAAAATAGAAGCAACTTATCCATATCAATTTGAAGATGAATTATTGAATGAAATTGATGAATTAGGATCTTTGATAGAATTTAAAGCGAATGATGTGATGATAGATTTGAACCAATTTATCAAAGGAATGCCAATTCTTTTGAGTGGTGCAATCAAGATTATGCGCGAAGATTTTGATGAAGGAGAATTGTTGTTGTATTTTCTCGAAAAAGGAGATACATGTGCCATGACGATGGCGTGTTGTTTGGGTGATAAACAAAGTAAAATACGTGCTGTAGCTGAAACTGATGGAGAATTGGTAATGATTCCGATTGTAAAAATGGACGAATGGTTGGCAAAATATCCATCGTGGAGACGTTTCATTTTTGATAGTTATAATAATAGAATGGAGGAAATGTTGGTAGCGATTGACAATTTAGCTTTCAACGATATGAACGAACGTTTGAAAAAATATCTGTTGGATGTCGCAAGTATCAATAAAGGCAAAGTAGTGGTAAAAACGCATCAAGAAATTGCTTATGAACTGAATACTTCTCGTGTTGTTATTTCTCGTTTGTTGAAAGCTTTAGAAAAAGAAGGTTTCCTTCAATTAAACCGAAACGAAATCACGATTAAGTAA
- a CDS encoding thioredoxin family protein, translating into MDLLDKIQGNNYYLIDFYANWCAPCQLQFQFLENLKEKFPDNVEIIKIDVDKDKVSTIQFDAMYQVNGVPTLMLFHQGKLLWKHYGVKFEDDLQEIVKQFLI; encoded by the coding sequence ATGGATTTATTGGATAAAATACAAGGAAATAATTATTATTTGATTGATTTTTATGCAAATTGGTGTGCTCCATGTCAATTACAATTTCAGTTTTTAGAAAATTTGAAAGAAAAATTTCCTGATAATGTAGAAATTATAAAAATAGATGTAGATAAAGACAAAGTAAGTACTATTCAATTTGATGCAATGTATCAAGTAAATGGTGTACCAACTTTGATGCTTTTTCATCAAGGAAAGCTACTTTGGAAACATTATGGAGTAAAGTTTGAAGATGATTTACAGGAAATTGTAAAACAATTTTTGATATAA
- a CDS encoding cytochrome-c peroxidase, with protein MNKIITIIFSLFILLSCNDDDIDYGQIVYEPYQLEVPSYFPKITFDTDKYPLTKNGVELGKKLFYEGRLSINNTISCAFCHIQENAFTHHGHPVSHGIDDRLGIRNAPAIQNLAFLNRFMWDGVIHDLAQQPISPITAEEEMDTTFPEIIKKLSSDSSYRKMFKNAFGDDKIDANRILSALGQFMASVVSKDSKYDQYLRKEADLNETEKKGLQLFQQKCSSCHKGTLFTDESFRNTGMYYNKQYKDGGLYRVTLDSTDFMKFRVPSLRNIEMTKPYMHDGRFYSLEAVLNFYSEGVQNDKYLDSQLKQNNRIGIPMTEEEKKAIISFLKTLTDYSFINNPAYAEF; from the coding sequence ATGAATAAAATAATAACAATTATATTCAGTTTATTCATCTTGTTAAGTTGTAACGATGATGATATTGATTATGGACAAATCGTTTATGAACCTTATCAATTAGAAGTTCCTTCTTATTTTCCTAAAATAACATTTGATACAGATAAATATCCGTTAACTAAAAATGGAGTTGAGTTAGGAAAAAAACTATTTTATGAAGGTCGATTATCTATAAATAATACTATTTCATGTGCTTTTTGCCATATTCAAGAAAATGCCTTTACTCACCACGGACATCCTGTTAGTCATGGAATTGATGACCGATTAGGAATTCGAAATGCCCCTGCTATTCAAAATTTGGCTTTTCTAAATCGATTTATGTGGGATGGCGTTATTCATGATTTAGCTCAACAACCAATTTCTCCTATTACAGCTGAAGAAGAAATGGATACAACTTTTCCCGAAATCATTAAGAAATTATCATCAGATTCTTCTTATCGAAAAATGTTTAAAAATGCTTTCGGAGATGATAAAATCGATGCAAATCGTATTCTCAGCGCATTAGGACAGTTTATGGCTTCAGTTGTATCAAAAGATTCTAAATATGATCAATATTTAAGGAAAGAGGCAGATTTAAACGAAACCGAAAAAAAAGGTTTACAACTTTTTCAACAGAAATGTTCAAGCTGTCATAAAGGAACACTTTTTACAGATGAGTCTTTTCGAAATACAGGAATGTATTATAATAAACAATACAAAGATGGAGGTTTATATCGTGTCACATTAGATTCGACTGATTTTATGAAGTTTAGAGTTCCAAGTTTAAGAAATATTGAAATGACCAAACCTTATATGCACGATGGACGATTCTATAGTTTAGAAGCTGTTTTGAATTTTTATTCAGAAGGTGTACAAAATGATAAATATTTGGATTCTCAACTCAAACAAAATAATCGAATTGGAATTCCTATGACAGAAGAAGAAAAAAAAGCAATTATCTCTTTTCTAAAAACATTAACTGATTACTCATTTATTAATAACCCTGCTTATGCAGAATTTTAA
- a CDS encoding YHS domain-containing protein, with translation MKKILTLTFFIISFSIFAQQKLKVKVVNEKDPICGMNTAQFLTDTAIYQKKIYGFCSKSCKVEFKKNPKKYVKKK, from the coding sequence ATGAAAAAAATATTAACATTAACATTCTTCATCATCTCTTTTTCAATTTTTGCTCAACAAAAACTAAAAGTAAAAGTTGTAAACGAGAAAGATCCTATTTGTGGAATGAATACCGCACAATTCTTAACAGATACCGCAATTTATCAAAAGAAAATTTATGGTTTTTGTAGTAAAAGCTGTAAAGTTGAATTCAAAAAAAATCCAAAAAAATACGTGAAGAAAAAGTAA
- a CDS encoding YeiH family protein translates to MIARIVYFGLLLFTFFPFVESSVALLLGIGYGLIFQNEFGEISKRYSKKLLNIAIIGLGLGLNLHEAVSVSKDGFFLTFISVLSVFTLGFVFYRLLKINKNTSLLITSGTAICGGSAIATISSVLQPKANQITIAMAVVFVLNAIALMVFPFIGHYFQLSQYQFGLWSAIAIHDTSSVVGAAKQYGEQALEVATTVKLSRTLWIFPLALLIGYFNKKENSSYKFPYFIIGFIATMLIATYFPQGEKVYHILQGISKQLMVVALFMIGSLINLQSIKQAGFKTLSYGILLWIFISILSLVLVLNYF, encoded by the coding sequence ATGATTGCCCGTATAGTTTATTTTGGATTATTGCTATTTACTTTTTTTCCTTTTGTAGAGTCGTCTGTGGCGTTACTTTTAGGGATTGGTTATGGTTTAATTTTTCAGAATGAATTTGGGGAAATCTCAAAACGATATTCAAAGAAATTATTGAATATTGCAATCATTGGTTTAGGGTTAGGTTTGAATCTTCACGAGGCAGTTTCGGTAAGTAAAGATGGATTTTTTCTCACTTTTATTTCTGTGTTAAGTGTTTTTACATTAGGATTTGTATTCTACCGATTATTAAAAATCAATAAGAATACATCGCTGCTGATTACTTCGGGAACTGCTATTTGTGGAGGAAGTGCTATTGCTACAATTTCTTCGGTTTTACAACCAAAAGCGAATCAAATTACCATTGCTATGGCAGTTGTGTTTGTATTGAATGCGATTGCGTTAATGGTTTTTCCATTTATCGGACATTATTTTCAGTTATCGCAATATCAATTTGGTTTGTGGTCGGCAATTGCAATTCACGATACAAGTTCTGTTGTCGGTGCTGCTAAACAATACGGTGAGCAAGCTTTGGAAGTTGCAACAACTGTAAAATTGAGCCGAACATTATGGATTTTTCCGTTGGCTTTATTAATTGGTTATTTCAACAAAAAAGAGAACTCTTCTTACAAATTTCCTTATTTTATAATTGGTTTTATAGCAACAATGCTTATCGCTACTTATTTTCCTCAAGGCGAAAAAGTCTATCATATTTTACAAGGAATTTCGAAACAATTAATGGTCGTTGCTTTATTTATGATTGGCTCGTTGATTAACTTACAATCCATCAAACAAGCAGGTTTTAAAACCTTATCATACGGAATTTTACTTTGGATTTTTATCTCCATTTTATCTTTGGTTTTGGTTTTAAATTATTTTTAA
- a CDS encoding T9SS type A sorting domain-containing protein: MKKHLNIILITLLSANVFAQHAKSSILESWLEQAKTPKVVVNQLADFTSPQPKLGLTYCTPANIPTPEEITKVTIKSNANTYLVNSSGNDTNIGYEDFTALTPAKLQQSSYYDITLEGDTKGLFYSSFTVMIDFNQDGNFSNYYDNYSDSQSEIIFGDDLLYNSNGKDGKSITVRVRVPQDAKLGQTRMRILKRQTDDRAAFHTRDGCDIGSTFGQVEDYTINVVEPVACTNTPNGAVTNEVILPVMNSLTSLPQEISMGSYVDIFVYKDVKYFFEVNNNTKIQLALKNIKTNKVLAASSGAINFRSPITGVVRLYIHSDENCTVGTEKVKLELSGTNPNPNPINEACNFGIPTTQFQLLKEFKSNEELAFDINASPGRATTISGIKINLLGEATQVDFDLLADANELPSTLISKIKGKIVSKKLIATINGIKGYEYNIDFDQPITLDALESDNVTKKWLKLVTDAQAVEINALYSLGNKFALKSQDKWTKSPSSEFVYQLKADCSYSSCKQTVPEAPKILEMAVPELSGATTNKNIFDVVVDKNYSLEIDGLDIDYWVNDKTNKPEIVWPEMPFLKIFLLENNPKTDMPYIQATDKTIKNIPISTIDTAFLENYHLKYEGVIYYHLEKFRAKIDFKEPLKLDGKNTNRYWLSLEEESNIDAWSITPYAEHTVGKSAYTFSLPANPADPLLDTDAWLDHKSEFVYNLKIRCSSLATTEIEKLGETKIYPNPFRDILTIESIYNIKAVEIYNMAGLKVNSKEMNTKTAQLNLSNLPVGVYILKAIDEKGKVFSQKIIKK; this comes from the coding sequence ATGAAAAAACATCTAAATATAATTCTAATCACATTACTAAGTGCGAATGTTTTTGCGCAACACGCAAAGTCATCCATTCTTGAAAGTTGGTTAGAGCAAGCAAAAACACCAAAAGTTGTCGTTAATCAACTTGCAGACTTTACAAGTCCTCAACCCAAATTGGGATTAACTTATTGTACACCTGCTAACATTCCTACACCAGAGGAAATTACTAAAGTAACTATTAAAAGTAATGCTAACACTTATTTGGTAAACAGCAGTGGTAACGACACTAATATTGGTTATGAAGATTTTACAGCTTTAACTCCAGCCAAATTACAGCAATCGAGTTATTACGACATTACATTAGAGGGTGATACAAAAGGATTATTCTATAGTTCATTTACAGTAATGATAGACTTTAACCAAGATGGAAATTTTAGTAATTATTATGACAATTATAGTGATTCACAATCAGAAATAATTTTTGGTGATGATTTGTTGTATAATTCGAACGGGAAAGATGGAAAATCAATCACTGTTAGAGTAAGAGTTCCACAAGATGCGAAATTAGGACAGACAAGAATGCGTATTCTGAAAAGACAAACTGATGATAGAGCAGCTTTTCATACACGTGATGGCTGTGATATTGGCTCTACTTTTGGGCAAGTAGAAGATTATACAATTAATGTTGTAGAACCTGTCGCATGTACCAATACTCCAAATGGAGCAGTAACAAATGAAGTTATACTTCCTGTCATGAATAGTTTAACAAGCCTGCCTCAAGAAATTAGCATGGGAAGCTATGTAGATATTTTTGTTTATAAAGATGTTAAATATTTTTTTGAAGTAAATAATAACACAAAAATACAATTAGCATTAAAGAATATTAAAACCAATAAAGTTTTAGCTGCAAGTTCTGGTGCAATTAATTTTAGAAGTCCAATAACAGGTGTAGTTCGCTTATATATACATAGTGATGAAAACTGTACAGTGGGTACAGAAAAAGTTAAGCTTGAATTATCAGGTACCAACCCAAATCCGAATCCTATTAATGAAGCTTGTAATTTTGGGATACCTACAACTCAATTTCAATTACTAAAAGAGTTTAAAAGCAATGAAGAACTTGCATTTGATATCAACGCAAGTCCTGGTCGTGCGACAACAATTAGCGGAATTAAAATAAATTTACTTGGAGAAGCCACACAAGTTGATTTTGACCTTTTAGCTGATGCAAATGAATTACCTTCTACTCTAATTTCGAAAATAAAAGGAAAAATTGTTTCTAAAAAATTAATTGCAACAATCAATGGAATAAAAGGTTACGAATATAACATCGATTTTGATCAACCAATTACATTAGATGCATTAGAATCAGATAATGTTACAAAAAAATGGTTAAAATTAGTAACTGATGCGCAAGCAGTAGAAATAAATGCCTTATATAGTCTTGGAAATAAATTTGCTCTTAAATCGCAAGATAAATGGACAAAAAGTCCTTCTTCAGAATTTGTCTATCAGTTAAAAGCAGATTGTAGTTATAGCTCATGTAAACAAACTGTACCAGAAGCTCCAAAAATATTAGAAATGGCTGTTCCTGAACTCTCAGGTGCCACCACTAACAAAAATATATTTGATGTAGTAGTAGACAAAAATTACTCGTTAGAGATTGATGGATTAGACATTGATTACTGGGTAAATGATAAAACAAATAAGCCAGAGATAGTATGGCCAGAAATGCCATTTCTTAAAATATTTCTGTTAGAAAATAATCCAAAAACGGATATGCCCTATATACAAGCGACAGATAAAACAATCAAAAACATTCCTATTTCGACTATAGATACTGCCTTTTTAGAGAATTACCACTTGAAATATGAAGGTGTAATATATTATCATTTAGAAAAATTCCGTGCCAAAATAGATTTTAAAGAGCCATTGAAGTTAGATGGTAAAAATACAAATAGATACTGGCTATCTTTAGAAGAAGAAAGTAATATAGATGCTTGGAGCATTACACCGTATGCTGAACATACAGTAGGTAAGTCTGCTTATACTTTTTCTTTGCCAGCTAATCCAGCTGATCCTTTACTAGATACTGATGCTTGGCTTGATCACAAATCAGAGTTTGTGTATAATTTAAAAATAAGATGTAGTAGTCTTGCAACAACAGAAATAGAAAAATTAGGAGAGACTAAAATCTATCCTAATCCATTCCGAGATATACTTACAATAGAGTCTATCTATAACATCAAAGCTGTAGAAATATACAATATGGCTGGACTAAAAGTAAACTCGAAAGAGATGAATACTAAAACTGCTCAGCTTAATTTGAGTAATTTACCAGTAGGTGTTTATATCTTAAAAGCAATTGATGAAAAAGGAAAAGTTTTTTCTCAAAAAATAATCAAGAAATAA
- a CDS encoding GreA/GreB family elongation factor codes for MTTNIILTTGLYDLIKDHLRRKKVTAEQENILTKELRHAEQILRRDLADNIVTVGKKVTIKELNSNQEYQLNFVSPEKAKPKKNRHSILMDEGLATIGYKIGDVIEWPANDGSKKYEILNVEAVS; via the coding sequence ATGACAACAAATATTATTTTAACAACAGGATTATACGATTTAATTAAAGACCATTTAAGAAGAAAAAAAGTAACAGCAGAACAAGAAAATATCTTAACAAAAGAATTGCGTCATGCAGAACAAATTTTGAGAAGAGATTTGGCTGATAATATTGTGACTGTTGGGAAAAAAGTAACAATAAAAGAATTAAATTCAAATCAAGAATATCAATTAAATTTTGTTAGCCCAGAAAAGGCAAAACCGAAAAAGAATCGTCATTCTATTTTAATGGACGAAGGTTTAGCAACAATTGGTTATAAAATTGGTGATGTAATTGAATGGCCAGCAAATGATGGCTCAAAAAAATATGAAATTCTGAATGTAGAAGCAGTTTCATAA
- a CDS encoding rhodanese-like domain-containing protein → MLTSNSNVENYLQEGALLLDVRTKAEFLAGHHADAVNIPLQELEVRLKELPSKKIVTVCRSGARSAQAVTILNKNGFDAINGGPWQTIK, encoded by the coding sequence ATGTTGACATCAAATTCGAATGTAGAAAATTATCTACAAGAAGGTGCTTTATTGTTGGATGTTCGTACAAAAGCAGAGTTTTTGGCGGGACATCATGCAGATGCGGTGAATATTCCGTTGCAAGAATTAGAAGTAAGATTAAAGGAATTACCAAGCAAAAAAATTGTAACAGTTTGTAGAAGTGGAGCTCGTAGTGCGCAAGCAGTAACAATTTTAAATAAAAATGGATTTGATGCAATAAACGGCGGTCCTTGGCAAACAATAAAATAA
- a CDS encoding MbnP family protein produces the protein MKTIKYFLNLSFIALLTLFTSCNNDDDFSEIKSTETGKIQLKFENGFDNLGGIVLDQTTQTSSNGQKHKLTTLKYIISNITLIDEKGNEFDYHKNDPDKGAFVINQDSAIANVVYLNLDNIPQNKYTKVRFGLGVSQKAYLLGQTGQATFWEKAKKNGMTWAWAAGYVFFKIEGFYGKTTTDTFFLTHTGNMGDINKNNVQDLYREVTLNLPTSARVTSKIKPSIHIMANLNTYLSGDHKLILDESNNNIMGSSNFAQLVTENIQNMFRVDHVHNDEKNQ, from the coding sequence ATGAAAACAATCAAATATTTTTTAAACTTATCATTTATTGCATTACTTACTTTATTTACTTCCTGCAACAACGATGATGATTTCTCTGAAATTAAATCTACCGAAACAGGTAAAATTCAATTAAAGTTTGAAAATGGATTTGATAATTTGGGAGGAATTGTTTTAGATCAAACAACGCAAACCTCATCAAACGGACAAAAACATAAATTAACAACATTAAAATATATCATTTCTAACATCACATTAATTGACGAAAAAGGAAATGAATTTGATTATCATAAAAATGATCCAGACAAAGGCGCTTTTGTTATTAATCAAGATTCTGCTATAGCTAATGTCGTTTATTTAAATTTGGATAATATCCCTCAAAATAAATATACAAAAGTACGTTTCGGACTTGGTGTATCTCAGAAAGCTTATTTATTAGGACAGACTGGGCAAGCTACTTTTTGGGAAAAAGCAAAGAAAAATGGAATGACTTGGGCTTGGGCTGCTGGTTATGTTTTCTTTAAAATAGAAGGTTTTTATGGCAAAACTACTACTGATACATTCTTTTTAACTCACACAGGAAATATGGGAGATATTAACAAAAATAATGTTCAAGATTTATATAGAGAAGTAACATTAAATTTGCCTACATCTGCACGAGTAACTTCTAAGATTAAGCCTTCTATTCATATTATGGCAAATTTGAATACCTATTTAAGTGGTGATCATAAATTGATATTAGATGAGTCGAACAATAATATTATGGGATCTTCCAACTTTGCACAATTGGTAACAGAAAATATACAAAATATGTTTCGAGTTGATCATGTACATAACGACGAAAAAAATCAATAA